A single window of Pyrus communis chromosome 10, drPyrComm1.1, whole genome shotgun sequence DNA harbors:
- the LOC137747623 gene encoding heat shock factor protein HSF24-like, whose protein sequence is MAQRSVPAPFLTKTYLLVDDPSLDDVISWNESGTTFVVWKTLDFARDLLPKYFKHNNFSSFVRQLNTYGFRKTVPDKWEFANENFQRGQKELLSEIRRRKPVTSTAAQAALGEKSGGPSTPSNSGEELASTSTSLPDSKNPGSVETATLSQVADLSDENKKLKRENENLNSELAQTKKQCDELVGFLVEYVKMGPEQINRIIGRGSYGPTRDDFEPDDRGLGLDMDGGDDDEEEKEGLKLFGVWVKGDEKMKGKKTGRDEKFGVCGVGGVPRAKRMKGGVDFHAPMMRSGKVCN, encoded by the exons ATGGCGCAAAGGTCCGTTCCGGCGCCGTTTCTGACGAAGACGTATCTACTGGTGGATGATCCGAGCTTGGACGACGTGATATCATGGAATGAAAGTGGGACGACGTTTGTGGTTTGGAAGACACTGGATTTTGCAAGGGACTTGTTGCCTAAATATTTCAAGCACAACAATTTCTCAAGCTTCGTCCGCCAGCTCAATACCTAT GGATTTCGAAAGACGGTGCCGGACAAATGGGAGTTCGCGAACGAGAATTTCCAGCGAGGGCAGAAGGAGCTCCTGTCCGAGATCCGCCGCCGAAAACCGGTGACATCAACGGCGGCGCAGGCAGCGCTAGGTGAAAAATCTGGAGGGCCATCGACACCGTCGAACTCAGGGGAGGAGCTGGCGTCGACGTCGACGTCGTTGCCGGACTCGAAGAATCCGGGGTCGGTGGAGACGGCGACGCTGAGCCAGGTGGCGGATTTATCGGACGAGAACAAGAAGCTGAAGCGGGAGAACGAGAATCTGAACTCGGAGCTGGCGCAGACAAAGAAGCAGTGCGACGAGCTGGTGGGGTTTCTGGTGGAGTACGTGAAGATGGGGCCCGAACAGATCAACCGCATCATTGGGCGTGGAAGCTATGGGCCCACCCGCGATGATTTTGAACCGGACGATCGTGGTCTTGGTCTTGATATGGACGGTGGTGATGATGacgaagaagagaaggaagGACTGAAGCTGTTTGGGGTTTGGGTGAAGGGGGACGAGAAAATGAAGGGGAAGAAAACGGGGCGAGATGAGAAATTCGGTGTTTGTGGTGTCGGCGGTGTTCCCCGCGCGAAGAGGATGAAGGGCGGCGTGGATTTTCACGCGCCGATGATGAGGAGCGGGAAGGTGTGTAACTAG
- the LOC137747847 gene encoding uncharacterized protein: MNQNQHIKTIVHKQSNQTCIDYRTRLNASLDCICFLLRQGFAFHSHDESEDSSNKGNFLELLKFLANHNEGIKDVVFKNAPENLKLTSPEIQKDLVYAATYETTNGIMFDIGDDAFFSVLVDESRDISVNGQMAVVLHYVNTNGQVVKRFVGIKHVPNTTAFSLKEAIDQLFSINGLSISRLHGQGYDGASNMQDMVRERQQAKVMEAIQNYKLPSGQGLNQETSLKRASDTRWGSHYGTLVSLINMFSSVIEVLEMIVDDGVSLDQRGEVDILLNLLQSFDFVSSLFLMKEILGIANLLSHALQKKDLNIVSVMALVKACKQQLQAMRDNGWDDWLDKVSSFCSKHDIDIPDMNDIFVARGRSRHRVEKLTNLYHYHFDLFIDVIDKQLQELNSHFNETSIELLFCVACLSPDDSFSSFDIEKLVRLAQFYPKDFSNMELTLLEDELKNYIFDMRLHNEFFTLKGINSLAQKLVETKKDRQYPLVYLLVK; encoded by the exons ATGAATCAGAATCAACATATTAAAACAATTGTCCACAAGCAGTCAAATCAAACATGTATTGATTATCGCACTCGTTTGAATGCATCACTTGATTGCATTTGCTTTTTATTGCGACAAGGTTTTGCTTTTCATAGTCATGATGAAAGTGAAGATTCAAGCAATAAGGGTAATTTTCTTGAGCTTTTGAAGTTTCTTGCAAATCATAATGAGGGTATTAAAGATGTGGTGTTTAAAAATGCTCCTGAAAATCTCAAGTTAACATCACCTGAAATTCAAAAAGATCTTGTGTATGCAGCAACATATGAAACCACCAATGGTATCATGTTTGATATTGGTGATGAtgctttcttttctgttttggttgatgaatcgcgTGATATATCAGTCAATGGGCAAATGGCAGTTGTACTTCACTATGTGAATACCAACGGACAAGTAGTTAAAAGATTTGTGGGCATAAAGCATGTTCCTAATACCACTGCTTTTTCACTTAAAGAGGCAATTGATCAGTTATTCTCTATAAATGGATTAAGCATATCTAGATTGCATGGACAAGGTTATGATGGGGCTAGCAATATGCAAG ACATGGTTAGAGAAAGGCAACAAGCCAAAGTTATGGAAGCTATTCAAAATTATAAGCTTCCAAGTGGGCAAGGCTTGAACCAAGAAACTAGTCTTAAACGTGCAAGTGATACACGTTGGGGCTCACACTATGGTACCTTGGTAAGCTTGATTAATATGTTCTCCTCTGTAATTGAGGTGCTTGAGATGATTGTAGATGATGGTGTAAGTCTTGATCAAAGAGGTGAAGTGGATATTTTGTTAAATCTTTTGCAATCTTTTGATTTTGTCTCTAGTCTTTTTCTGATGAAAGAAATATTGGGAATCGCAAATTTGTTGTCACATGCATTGCAAAAGAAAGATCTCAATATAGTGAGCGTTATGGCTTTAGTCAAAGCATGTAAGCAACAACTACAAGCAATGAGGGATAATGGATGGGATGATTGGCTTGATaaagtttcttctttttgtagcaagcatgatattgatattCCTGATATGAATGATATCTTTGTAGCTCGAGGGAGGTCACGGCATAGAGTTGAAAAATTGACAAACCTTTATCACTACCATTTTGATCTCTTTATTGATGTTATTGATAAGCAACTTCAAGAGTTGAACAGTCATTTTAATGAGACAAGTATAGAGTTGCTTTTTTGTGTAGCATGCTTAAGCCCAGATGACTCATTCTCATCTTTTGACATTGAAAAGTTAGTTCGACTTGCTCAATTTTATCCAAAAGATTTTTCTAATATGGAGCTCACGCTTCTTGAAGATGAGCTGAAGAATTATATTTTTGATATGCGTTTGCATAATGAATTTTTTACATTGAAAGGAATTAATAGCCTTGCACAAAAGTTGGTGGAGACAAAAAAGGATAGACAGTATCCCTTGGTGTACTTGCTAGTGAAATGA
- the LOC137747511 gene encoding uncharacterized protein, whose product MSEPHLPPPPPPLYKQRSWSPDAYRDEAWHRRKKINGRSNLQRSKSVTDEDLDELKACIELGFGFDSPESDKRLADTFPALGLYYAVNKNYGDSVSNKSTATPTTSFSPTPSECDSVTSPIGSPHTIIGPGDTPQTVKTRLRQWAQVVACTVRQGS is encoded by the exons ATGTCTGAACCCCACCTGCCGCCTCCTCCTCCACCGCTCTACAAGCAGCGGTCGTGGTCCCCGGACGCATACCGCGACGAGGCATGGCACCGCCGCAAGAAAATCAACGGCAGATCGAACCTCCAGCGGAGCAAAAGCGTCACTGACGAAGACCTCGACGAGTTGAAAGCCTGCATCGAGCTAGGGTTCGGGTTTGACTCGCCCGAGTCCGATAAGCGACTCGCTGACACTTTTCCCGCGTTGGGACTTTACTACGCGGTTAACAAGAATTACGGTGACTCGGTTTCTAATAAGTCTACGGCAACTCCAACGACGTCGTTTTCCCCGACGCCGTCCGAGTGCGACTCGGTGACCTCCCCCATCGGCAGCCCCCATACCATTATCGGACCag GAGATACGCCGCAGACGGTGAAGACGCGGCTGAGGCAGTGGGCCCAGGTCGTTGCTTGCACGGTGAGACAGGGTTCGTGA